The Psychrosphaera ytuae genome includes a region encoding these proteins:
- the accC gene encoding acetyl-CoA carboxylase biotin carboxylase subunit: MIDKVVIANRGEIALRILRACKELGIKTVAVHSTADRNLKHVLLADETICIGKASAMDSYLNIPRIIAAAEVTDAVAIHPGYGFLAENADFADQVEQSGLIFIGPRGDTIRLMGDKVSAIEAMKKAGVPCVPGSDGELGDDADTNKSIARRIGYPLIVKAAGGGGGRGMRVVRREEDLIDSIQMTKAEAGAAFNNDMVYMEKFLENPRHIEVQVLADGQGNAIHLGERDCSMQRRHQKVVEEAPAPGITPELRKYIGDRCVRACIEIGYRGAGTFEFLYENGEFYFIEMNTRIQVEHPVTEMVTGVDLIKEQLRIAAGQPLSLTQEDIQIRGHAVECRINAEDPQTFIPCAGQIKRFHSPGGLGVRWDSHIYTDYKVPPNYDSMIGKLITYGENRGIAIKRMEHALNELLIEGIKTNVPLQQLIMDDEHFQNGGTNIHYLEKKLGMN, translated from the coding sequence ATGATTGATAAAGTAGTCATCGCCAACCGCGGTGAAATCGCTTTACGTATTTTGCGCGCTTGTAAAGAGTTAGGCATCAAGACGGTAGCGGTTCACTCCACTGCGGATAGAAACTTAAAACACGTGTTACTTGCAGACGAAACCATTTGTATTGGTAAAGCGTCGGCAATGGACAGTTATCTTAATATTCCTCGAATCATTGCAGCTGCAGAAGTTACTGACGCCGTAGCGATTCACCCAGGTTATGGATTTTTGGCAGAAAACGCTGACTTTGCAGACCAAGTAGAACAAAGCGGCCTGATCTTCATCGGTCCAAGAGGCGATACAATTCGCTTGATGGGTGACAAAGTGTCCGCTATCGAAGCAATGAAAAAAGCCGGTGTTCCTTGTGTTCCTGGTTCTGATGGTGAGCTAGGTGACGATGCTGACACCAACAAATCGATTGCTCGTCGTATTGGTTACCCACTGATCGTGAAAGCGGCTGGTGGCGGTGGTGGCCGTGGTATGCGCGTGGTACGTCGCGAAGAAGATCTTATTGACTCGATCCAGATGACCAAAGCGGAAGCCGGCGCCGCGTTTAACAACGATATGGTTTACATGGAAAAGTTCTTAGAGAATCCACGCCATATCGAAGTACAAGTTTTGGCCGATGGCCAGGGCAATGCAATTCACCTTGGTGAACGTGACTGTTCAATGCAGCGTCGTCACCAAAAAGTAGTAGAAGAAGCGCCAGCGCCAGGTATTACACCAGAGTTACGTAAATACATTGGTGATCGCTGTGTTCGAGCTTGTATCGAAATTGGTTATCGCGGTGCAGGTACGTTTGAGTTTTTATACGAAAACGGCGAGTTTTATTTCATCGAGATGAACACTCGTATTCAGGTTGAACACCCAGTAACAGAAATGGTGACAGGCGTAGATTTGATCAAAGAGCAATTACGTATTGCTGCAGGTCAGCCATTGTCTCTAACGCAAGAAGATATTCAAATTCGCGGTCATGCTGTTGAGTGTCGAATTAACGCGGAAGACCCGCAGACGTTTATTCCTTGTGCGGGTCAGATTAAGCGTTTTCATTCGCCGGGTGGTTTGGGTGTTCGTTGGGACTCTCATATCTACACTGATTATAAAGTACCACCTAACTATGATTCGATGATTGGTAAGCTGATCACTTACGGTGAAAACCGCGGTATCGCGATTAAGCGTATGGAGCACGCATTAAACGAGTTGCTTATTGAAGGCATCAAAACAAATGTGCCGTTGCAGCAACTAATTATGGACGATGAGCATTTCCAAAATGGTGGAACTAACATCCACTATCTTGAGAAAAAACTGGGTATGAACTAA
- the cutA gene encoding divalent-cation tolerance protein CutA produces the protein MKEGKIVLTTCPDIAVAHDIAEKLLEANLVACVNLIPQMVSLYRWQGKIEQDQEVQLIIKTVERNIAAVESLITSAHPYDVPEFLVVDIESGSKAYLEWLHNETNLNVKTELKD, from the coding sequence TTGAAAGAAGGCAAAATTGTATTAACTACATGTCCAGATATTGCAGTGGCACATGACATCGCTGAAAAACTTCTCGAGGCAAACCTTGTCGCTTGCGTGAACTTAATTCCGCAAATGGTGTCCTTGTATCGATGGCAAGGAAAAATAGAACAAGATCAAGAGGTTCAATTAATTATTAAAACCGTTGAAAGAAATATCGCCGCGGTCGAGTCTCTTATAACATCAGCTCACCCTTATGACGTGCCAGAATTTCTGGTTGTTGACATTGAGTCGGGCAGCAAAGCTTACTTAGAATGGCTTCATAACGAAACCAATCTTAATGTAAAAACTGAATTGAAAGACTAA
- the accB gene encoding acetyl-CoA carboxylase biotin carboxyl carrier protein has translation MDIRKIRTLIDMVKESGVGEIEITQGDESIRISGAPVAAPAPVQYAAPQPAPAAPVPAAAPAAATEAPADSAQPSGHQVVSPMVGTFYRASSPSNPPFVEVGQTVKVGDVLCIVEAMKMMNQIESDKAGVVKAILVDNEEAVEFEQPLFIIE, from the coding sequence ATGGACATTCGTAAAATTAGAACATTGATCGACATGGTGAAAGAGTCAGGTGTCGGTGAAATCGAGATCACTCAAGGTGATGAGTCAATTCGTATTTCTGGTGCGCCAGTAGCAGCGCCAGCGCCTGTACAGTATGCCGCACCTCAACCAGCACCAGCGGCACCAGTACCAGCAGCTGCACCTGCCGCAGCAACAGAAGCGCCAGCAGACTCGGCACAGCCTTCAGGTCACCAAGTTGTTTCACCAATGGTTGGTACTTTCTACCGTGCATCTTCGCCTTCAAACCCTCCGTTTGTTGAAGTGGGTCAAACCGTTAAAGTTGGCGATGTATTGTGTATTGTTGAAGCAATGAAAATGATGAACCAAATCGAGTCAGACAAAGCGGGTGTGGTTAAAGCAATCCTAGTAGACAACGAAGAAGCAGTCGAATTTGAACAACCGTTATTCATCATTGAATAA
- the argH gene encoding argininosuccinate lyase, which produces MALWGGRFQGAASEQFNAFNNSLPIDYRLAQQDIEGSIAWSVALQTVGVLTQTEQQTIADALTQLSSKVNQDPSALLQSDAEDIHSWVEMKLIEAVGDLGKKLHTGRSRNDQVATDLKLWCKQTIEHILSSIEIAIQALLVVAEREYATVLPGYTHLQRAQPVTFGHWCMAYVEMLERDASRLKDCQKRLNTCPLGCGALAGTAYLMDRTALAQSLGFDSPALNSLDAVSDRDHVIEMASAASIGMAHLSRMAEDLIFYNSGEAGFIEMSDTVTSGSSLMPQKKNPDACELIRGKSARVFGALTTLLTMMKGLPLAYNKDMQEDKEAIFDAMDTWIACLDMTTLVIEGIKVHASKTKLAAQQGYSNATELADYLVAKGVPFREAHHIVGQAVLQAIEHSLPLESLSLNEFKALHPAIEDDVYQSLSLEASLNIRNNLGGAAPAQVKQAVAAKWQSHLPSKKGD; this is translated from the coding sequence ATGGCATTATGGGGAGGGCGGTTCCAAGGTGCCGCCAGTGAACAATTTAACGCATTTAATAATTCATTACCCATCGATTATCGGCTTGCTCAGCAAGACATCGAAGGGTCAATCGCTTGGTCTGTGGCCTTACAAACAGTAGGAGTACTCACCCAAACTGAGCAACAGACAATAGCTGATGCCCTGACTCAACTGTCTAGTAAAGTGAATCAGGATCCGAGTGCGTTGTTGCAGTCTGATGCCGAGGACATTCACAGTTGGGTAGAGATGAAATTGATTGAGGCGGTGGGTGACTTGGGCAAAAAGCTACACACAGGACGTAGTCGGAATGACCAAGTTGCGACGGATTTAAAGCTTTGGTGCAAGCAGACCATCGAGCACATACTCAGCTCGATAGAGATTGCTATTCAAGCACTTTTGGTCGTTGCAGAACGCGAATACGCAACAGTATTACCAGGTTATACCCATTTACAACGAGCCCAGCCTGTTACATTTGGGCATTGGTGTATGGCTTATGTCGAAATGCTCGAACGTGACGCCAGTCGCCTTAAAGATTGCCAAAAACGGTTGAATACTTGTCCGTTGGGTTGCGGGGCATTAGCGGGAACGGCCTACCTAATGGATCGGACAGCGCTTGCCCAATCATTGGGATTTGACAGTCCTGCGCTTAATAGCTTGGATGCCGTATCTGACCGTGACCACGTTATTGAGATGGCTTCGGCAGCTAGCATTGGTATGGCTCATTTATCGAGAATGGCAGAGGACCTCATTTTTTATAACTCGGGTGAAGCTGGGTTTATTGAAATGAGTGACACTGTAACCTCGGGCTCTTCTTTGATGCCGCAAAAGAAAAACCCAGACGCTTGCGAACTCATCAGAGGCAAATCGGCTCGCGTGTTTGGCGCATTGACAACACTGCTCACCATGATGAAAGGTCTGCCTCTGGCTTACAACAAAGATATGCAAGAAGATAAAGAGGCTATCTTTGATGCGATGGACACTTGGATTGCATGTTTGGATATGACGACCTTGGTTATAGAAGGCATAAAAGTGCATGCGTCGAAAACCAAACTCGCTGCGCAACAAGGTTACAGCAATGCAACTGAACTGGCTGATTATCTGGTCGCCAAAGGCGTTCCCTTTAGAGAGGCGCATCATATTGTTGGCCAAGCGGTCTTACAGGCGATTGAACACAGCTTACCGTTAGAGTCGTTGTCTTTGAATGAGTTTAAGGCGTTACATCCAGCTATCGAGGACGATGTTTATCAGAGTTTATCGTTAGAAGCGTCACTTAATATTCGCAATAATTTAGGCGGTGCCGCTCCAGCTCAAGTTAAACAGGCGGTTGCCGCAAAGTGGCAATCACATCTGCCCAGTAAAAAAGGCGACTAG
- a CDS encoding response regulator transcription factor produces MSISNEHLLSKREFQVYQHIICGESQKEIADKLFICVRTVKFHSGNIYQKLNVKNKVELIKQIQQEEALALRKMNVAETIPKFS; encoded by the coding sequence ATGTCAATATCAAATGAACACCTTTTGTCAAAAAGGGAATTTCAAGTCTATCAACATATAATTTGTGGTGAGAGCCAAAAGGAGATAGCCGACAAATTATTTATCTGTGTCAGAACCGTTAAGTTTCACTCCGGTAATATTTATCAAAAACTTAACGTAAAAAACAAAGTCGAGCTCATCAAACAAATTCAGCAAGAAGAGGCTTTGGCACTTCGCAAAATGAATGTCGCAGAAACTATACCCAAGTTCAGCTGA
- a CDS encoding argininosuccinate synthase has protein sequence MALSSKTSFKKVLLAYSGGLDTSAIIPWLKETYDNCEVVAFCADVGQGDEELIGIKDKAIASGASDCIVADLKEEFVKDYIFPILKTGAVYEGQYLLGTSMARPVIAKAMVEVAKQVGADALCHGCTGKGNDQVRFEACFAALAPNLAVIAPWREWDMVSREDLLNYLDQRNIPCSASLTKIYSRDANAWHISHEGGELEDPWNPPSEQVWTMTVSPEQAPDAPETISLSFEKGELTHVDGQALSPYQALVYLNNKAAAHGVGRIDIVENRLVGMKSRGCYETPGGTVLMAAYKGLEALILDKEALKFREYVGLEFSHVIYDGRWFTSLAKAQLSAAASLAEKLTGDIVIKLYKGVATVAQRRSPNSLYSEDFATFGADDVYDQKHAEGFIRLFTLSSRIEAMQLKATQSEAEAS, from the coding sequence GTGGCGTTATCATCAAAAACCAGTTTTAAAAAAGTATTACTCGCCTACTCGGGTGGCTTAGATACCTCTGCCATCATTCCATGGCTTAAAGAAACCTACGACAATTGTGAAGTTGTTGCATTTTGTGCCGATGTTGGTCAAGGCGATGAAGAGCTGATCGGAATAAAAGACAAAGCTATCGCCTCTGGTGCAAGCGACTGTATTGTCGCTGATTTAAAAGAAGAATTTGTTAAAGATTATATTTTTCCGATTTTAAAAACAGGCGCAGTCTACGAAGGGCAATATTTATTAGGCACATCCATGGCGCGACCGGTTATTGCAAAAGCCATGGTTGAAGTTGCCAAGCAAGTAGGCGCCGATGCACTGTGTCATGGTTGTACGGGCAAAGGTAATGATCAGGTACGTTTTGAGGCCTGTTTTGCTGCCTTAGCGCCAAATTTGGCGGTCATTGCACCCTGGCGTGAGTGGGACATGGTGTCTCGTGAAGATCTGTTAAATTATTTAGACCAACGCAACATTCCTTGTTCTGCTTCATTGACCAAAATCTACAGTCGGGACGCTAACGCTTGGCATATTTCTCATGAGGGAGGCGAGTTAGAAGATCCTTGGAACCCGCCTTCTGAGCAAGTTTGGACCATGACAGTCTCACCCGAGCAAGCTCCCGATGCACCAGAAACCATCTCTTTGAGTTTTGAAAAAGGTGAGCTGACTCACGTTGACGGTCAAGCTCTCTCTCCGTATCAAGCATTGGTGTATTTAAATAACAAAGCCGCAGCACATGGTGTTGGTCGAATTGATATTGTCGAAAATCGCTTAGTCGGCATGAAATCAAGAGGCTGTTATGAAACCCCGGGTGGAACTGTATTAATGGCTGCTTATAAGGGACTTGAAGCGCTTATATTAGACAAAGAGGCACTTAAATTTAGAGAGTATGTAGGTCTTGAGTTTTCGCACGTGATTTATGACGGACGTTGGTTTACCTCTCTTGCTAAAGCACAGCTTAGCGCAGCTGCTTCATTGGCTGAAAAGCTAACCGGCGATATTGTCATAAAACTGTATAAAGGCGTTGCTACGGTTGCTCAGCGTCGTTCACCAAATAGTTTGTATTCTGAGGACTTCGCAACCTTTGGTGCCGATGACGTTTATGATCAAAAACACGCAGAGGGTTTTATCAGACTCTTTACGTTGTCCAGTCGTATCGAAGCGATGCAACTCAAAGCAACTCAATCCGAGGCGGAGGCAAGCTGA
- the argA gene encoding amino-acid N-acetyltransferase yields MTYSVRQVLEQTPVNQVSPDSQLSKQLSTHAPEDYVRWFRNAAPYINSHQGKTMVLMFGGEAVDHDNFINIVHDIALLSSLGIRLVIVHGARPQIASRINDVGFNSTISRGLRVTDKAALKEVTAACGALRIQIEAMLTTGLINSPMHGARLRVQSGNYVIAKPMGVVNGVDFQHTGIVRRIDAEGINASLAAGNIVLLSPVGYSTTGEVFNIALEDIAVQTAVSLGADKLIGFSEQQGVMDTQGNLIKSCSSFDLRQLLHDFERNQNNDQHDESTELLYRAIVQASEQGVPRCHCVSYQQETALLQELFTRDGSGTLIAKQHDEQFVQASIDDVGGILELIQPLEQSGVLVRRSRKRLETEIETFSLIKKEGVIIACAALLPFDTSYIEDNRSAELACVVTHPDYRKEGLGERLLSSIERKAKEQQINSLFVLTTVSEHWFREHGFVESNVDELPQQKQQLYNFQRNSKVLKKDL; encoded by the coding sequence ATGACTTACTCAGTTAGACAAGTACTGGAACAGACCCCTGTAAACCAAGTGAGTCCGGACTCACAATTGTCCAAACAGTTGTCAACACATGCGCCTGAGGATTACGTTAGGTGGTTTCGAAATGCTGCGCCTTATATCAACAGTCACCAAGGCAAAACCATGGTTCTCATGTTTGGCGGCGAAGCCGTAGACCATGACAATTTTATAAACATTGTCCATGATATTGCTCTGCTGAGTAGTTTAGGTATCCGGTTGGTTATTGTTCATGGTGCGCGTCCTCAAATCGCTAGTCGTATCAACGATGTAGGCTTTAACAGCACAATTAGCCGAGGCTTGAGAGTAACTGATAAAGCGGCGTTAAAAGAAGTAACTGCCGCCTGTGGGGCGTTGCGTATTCAAATTGAAGCCATGTTGACAACCGGTCTAATCAATTCACCGATGCACGGGGCTCGCCTACGGGTTCAATCGGGTAATTATGTCATAGCCAAACCTATGGGCGTGGTCAATGGCGTTGACTTTCAACACACAGGTATCGTTCGGCGGATTGACGCTGAGGGAATTAATGCCTCTTTGGCTGCGGGAAATATCGTCTTGTTATCACCAGTTGGTTATTCAACAACTGGAGAAGTATTTAACATCGCCTTAGAGGATATCGCTGTACAAACTGCAGTATCACTTGGTGCAGATAAACTGATTGGTTTTTCTGAGCAACAAGGGGTCATGGATACACAGGGCAACCTAATCAAAAGTTGCAGTAGCTTCGATCTTCGCCAACTGTTGCATGACTTTGAGCGTAACCAAAACAACGACCAGCACGATGAATCAACGGAGCTTTTGTACCGTGCGATTGTTCAGGCATCAGAGCAAGGCGTTCCTCGATGCCATTGTGTGTCCTATCAACAAGAAACAGCATTATTACAAGAATTATTTACACGCGATGGTTCAGGGACGCTCATCGCGAAACAACACGATGAGCAGTTTGTACAGGCTAGTATCGATGATGTTGGTGGCATCTTAGAACTCATTCAGCCTCTTGAGCAGAGTGGTGTGTTGGTGCGTCGTTCTCGCAAACGGCTCGAAACCGAAATCGAAACATTCTCTTTAATCAAAAAAGAGGGTGTGATCATTGCCTGTGCCGCTTTGTTACCCTTTGATACGAGTTATATTGAAGATAACCGAAGTGCCGAACTAGCGTGTGTTGTCACTCACCCTGACTATCGCAAAGAGGGATTAGGTGAGCGTTTACTTTCTTCTATTGAAAGAAAAGCCAAAGAACAGCAGATTAACTCGTTGTTTGTTTTGACCACAGTAAGCGAACACTGGTTTAGAGAGCATGGGTTTGTCGAATCAAACGTTGATGAGCTACCACAACAAAAGCAGCAGCTTTACAATTTTCAACGCAATTCTAAGGTATTAAAAAAGGACTTATAA
- a CDS encoding protein-disulfide reductase DsbD — MRLEGQNRSAWTTWFTFAWVFMFAIMLAPTSQAMTAQATSKSDPLADIFSSQQTYLPVDEAFIFGYKQKGDKIELDFTIADGYYLYADKFQFQGENLTVVNVEQPDATQIEDEFFGVTEVYFFESQLTVTVENVEQSAFLNIRYQGCAEAGFCYNPTVKRIPIDLVTDSNTANKGVTSEESVTNPNQPQSQQNDLANKLANESIIWTLVIFFGLGIGLALTPCVFPMFPILSSIIAGQSNMTVKKGLWLAFIYVQGMAITYSIMGLIVASMGVQFQAAMQHPAVLISVAVIFVLLAGAMFGWYNLQLPQSWTNKLTEVSNKQKSGNLVGVFVMGLISGLIASPCTTAPLTGALLYVAQTGDLVIGFVTLYVLSLGMGLPLLLIGASGGKLLPKAGNWMNVVKNLFGFILLAIPLILLERIIESSTLFMLAGVWLLAFAVFLHSQYLSQTSPGVKSSFWVASFVSLALGFLLVARPLLPNVGVATQVQASKGTEFKVIENLAELRQEVAAASQAGKPVMFDLYADWCLACKEFEAFTFSDGKVQERMRDFVLLKMDMTENDEDDREIYSEFNVLGLPTILYFDKNGAELTNQRVTGFMNAERFLNHLNSID; from the coding sequence ATGCGATTAGAAGGTCAAAACCGCTCAGCGTGGACAACATGGTTCACATTTGCCTGGGTATTTATGTTTGCGATTATGCTTGCTCCGACGAGCCAAGCGATGACTGCGCAGGCAACAAGCAAAAGCGATCCACTGGCGGATATATTTTCATCTCAACAGACTTACCTTCCAGTCGATGAGGCCTTCATCTTTGGTTATAAGCAAAAAGGCGACAAGATTGAGCTGGATTTCACTATTGCTGATGGGTACTACCTTTATGCAGATAAGTTTCAGTTTCAGGGTGAAAATCTGACTGTTGTTAATGTGGAGCAGCCGGATGCTACTCAAATCGAAGATGAATTTTTTGGCGTAACCGAGGTCTATTTCTTTGAATCTCAATTGACGGTAACGGTCGAAAACGTCGAACAAAGTGCCTTTTTAAACATAAGATATCAAGGTTGTGCCGAGGCTGGTTTTTGTTACAACCCGACGGTCAAACGTATTCCGATAGACCTAGTTACGGATTCAAATACTGCGAATAAAGGTGTAACGAGTGAAGAATCGGTTACGAATCCAAATCAACCGCAATCTCAACAAAATGACCTTGCCAATAAATTAGCCAACGAAAGCATAATCTGGACCCTGGTGATCTTCTTTGGCTTAGGTATTGGGCTTGCGTTAACCCCGTGTGTCTTCCCTATGTTCCCAATTTTATCGAGCATTATTGCCGGACAAAGCAATATGACGGTTAAAAAGGGTCTTTGGCTGGCCTTTATTTATGTCCAAGGTATGGCTATTACTTACTCCATCATGGGCTTAATCGTTGCCAGTATGGGCGTGCAGTTCCAGGCGGCGATGCAACATCCTGCTGTATTAATTTCCGTAGCTGTGATCTTTGTCTTACTAGCCGGTGCCATGTTTGGTTGGTACAACCTACAACTTCCACAATCTTGGACCAATAAGCTAACCGAAGTCAGTAACAAACAAAAATCCGGAAACTTAGTTGGCGTTTTTGTAATGGGCCTTATAAGTGGATTAATTGCATCACCTTGTACGACAGCACCGTTAACGGGGGCGTTATTGTACGTTGCTCAAACCGGTGATTTAGTGATTGGCTTTGTGACGCTTTATGTATTGAGCTTAGGTATGGGTTTACCTCTTCTATTGATTGGCGCTTCAGGTGGTAAATTGTTACCAAAAGCGGGCAACTGGATGAATGTGGTCAAAAACCTATTTGGCTTTATCTTGTTGGCCATTCCATTGATCTTATTAGAGCGCATTATCGAGTCATCAACACTGTTCATGTTGGCAGGTGTTTGGTTACTGGCGTTTGCGGTGTTTTTACATTCTCAATACTTATCTCAAACTTCCCCAGGCGTTAAAAGTAGCTTTTGGGTAGCGTCGTTTGTTAGCTTGGCACTGGGCTTTTTGTTAGTTGCTCGCCCATTATTACCCAATGTAGGCGTAGCAACACAGGTTCAAGCATCAAAAGGCACCGAGTTTAAAGTGATTGAAAACTTAGCTGAGCTTCGTCAAGAAGTCGCTGCGGCGAGCCAAGCAGGTAAACCAGTGATGTTTGACCTGTACGCTGATTGGTGTCTTGCTTGTAAAGAGTTTGAAGCCTTTACGTTTAGCGATGGCAAAGTACAAGAGCGCATGCGTGATTTTGTACTGTTAAAAATGGACATGACCGAAAACGACGAAGACGACCGCGAGATTTACAGCGAGTTTAACGTTTTGGGATTACCTACTATTTTGTACTTTGACAAAAACGGCGCTGAACTGACCAATCAGAGAGTCACTGGCTTTATGAACGCCGAACGCTTTTTAAATCACTTAAATAGTATTGATTAA
- a CDS encoding FxsA family protein, producing MPLFFFFIIIPLVELMILLEVGSIIGSGWTFLIIIATAIVGTKLVKQQGTTTWSKIQSELNQGSVPAKAMFDGVCILISGVLLITPGFMTDILGMLLLTPPFRASVYKQFGSRIQVRGASHMNGGFGAGFGGGFNSGFGGSYNSHNQGNTYDHEPQPTQKDEEKPKVLEGEFIEAEHKRTDRD from the coding sequence ATGCCTTTATTTTTCTTTTTCATTATTATTCCACTTGTCGAGCTTATGATCTTGTTAGAGGTGGGCAGTATTATTGGTAGTGGATGGACGTTTTTGATCATCATAGCCACCGCCATCGTCGGTACAAAGTTAGTCAAACAGCAAGGAACAACGACGTGGAGTAAAATCCAGTCAGAATTGAACCAAGGTAGTGTTCCGGCAAAAGCGATGTTTGATGGCGTGTGTATTCTTATTTCGGGCGTGTTACTTATCACCCCTGGCTTTATGACAGACATATTAGGTATGTTATTACTTACTCCGCCATTTAGAGCATCGGTGTACAAGCAGTTTGGCAGCCGTATTCAAGTGCGCGGGGCGTCACACATGAACGGTGGTTTTGGCGCTGGCTTCGGCGGCGGTTTTAATAGTGGCTTTGGTGGTAGCTATAACAGTCACAATCAGGGCAACACCTATGATCATGAGCCACAGCCAACACAGAAAGATGAAGAAAAGCCTAAGGTACTCGAGGGAGAATTTATCGAGGCCGAACACAAACGTACCGATCGCGATTAA
- the aroQ gene encoding type II 3-dehydroquinate dehydratase has product MSAIGTVLVLNGPNLNLLGRREPEVYGSLTLDQIVADLTSTASAQNVSVQHFQSNHEGELIDAIHAAQDKVDFIVINPAAFTHTSIALRDALLGVAIPFIEVHLSNVHARETFRHHSYLSDIAVGVICGLGASGYRYALEQAMTAIANKQ; this is encoded by the coding sequence ATGTCAGCAATTGGTACTGTTTTAGTGTTAAATGGACCTAACTTGAATTTGTTAGGGCGACGTGAACCAGAGGTTTATGGCTCATTAACGCTTGATCAAATAGTGGCCGATTTAACATCCACTGCCAGCGCGCAAAATGTCAGCGTACAGCACTTTCAATCAAATCACGAAGGTGAATTGATTGACGCGATTCATGCTGCACAAGACAAGGTGGACTTTATTGTCATTAACCCAGCCGCTTTTACTCATACGAGCATCGCTTTACGCGATGCTTTGTTAGGAGTAGCAATCCCGTTTATCGAAGTGCATTTGTCTAATGTACATGCTCGAGAGACGTTTAGGCATCACTCCTACTTATCAGACATAGCAGTTGGGGTCATTTGTGGATTAGGTGCAAGCGGATATCGCTACGCACTTGAACAGGCAATGACCGCAATCGCGAACAAACAATAA